One stretch of Myxocyprinus asiaticus isolate MX2 ecotype Aquarium Trade chromosome 23, UBuf_Myxa_2, whole genome shotgun sequence DNA includes these proteins:
- the LOC127414398 gene encoding uncharacterized protein LOC127414398 codes for MGIFDHYSRSAFVRSDTDVGREGLSHSLRSNSSQRCSIGLRSGLCAGQSSSSTPNSLIHVFMDLALCTGAQSCWNRKGPSPNCSHKVGSMELSKISWYAEAFRVPFTGTKGPSPAPEKQAHTIIPPPPNFTVGTMQSDKYRSPGNRQTQIRPSDCQMEKRDSSLQRTRLHCSRVQWRRALHHCIRRFALHLVMYGLDAAARPWKPIP; via the coding sequence gtcagacactgatgttggacgagaaggcctgtctcacagtcttcgctctaattcatcccaaaggtgctctatcgggttgaggtcaggactctgtgcaggccagtcaagttcttccacaccaaactcgctcatccatgtctttatggaccttgctttgtgcactggtgcgcagtcatgttggaacaggaaggggccatccccaaactgttcccacaaagttgggagcatggaattgtccaaaatctcttggtatgctgaagcattcagagttcctttcactggaactaaggggccaagcccagctcctgaaaaacaagcccacaccataatcccccctccaccaaacttcacagttggcacaatgcagtcagacaagtaccgttctcctggcaaccgccaaacccagattcgtccatcagattgccagatggagaagcgtgattcgtcactccagagaacgcgtctccactgctctagagtccagtggcggcgtgctttacaccactgcatccggcgctttgcattgcacttggtgatgtatggcttggatgcagctgctcggccatggaaacccattccatga